The sequence gagtctcactctgttgcccagggtggagtgcagtggcatgatcttggctcactgcaacctctgctcccaggctcaagcgattctcctgcctcagcctcccaaatagctgggactacaggtgagtgccaccacacctggctaattttttgtatttttagtagagacagagcttcactatattggccaggctggtcttgaactgctgacctcaggtggtctgcctgcttcagcctcctaaagcgttgggattacagacgtgagccactgcacctggcctctttcttgAGCCTTTAACCTTGGAGGACCCAGGGCACTGTCCTtggtcttcttttcttctttgtctacACTCACCCACAATTTATCCAGCCCTAGGTCCTCAGCCTGTCCCCCTGGGTCACAGCCTTCCTCTCTGCCAACTGCTGGAGTTCCCCTTGGTGCTGCcctaagagatttttaaaaacacagttggccgggcgcggtggctcacgcccgtaatcccagcactttgggaggccgaggccggcggatcacgaggtcaagagatcaagaccatcctggctaacacggtgaaacctcgtctctactaaaaatacaaaaaattaaccgcgtgtggtggcgggcacccgtgtcccagctactccggaggctaaggcaggagaatggtgtgaactcgggaggcggagcttgcagtgaaccaagatcgcaccactgaccTCTAATCCggacctggacaacagagcaagactccatctcaaaacacacacacacacacacacacaaaaacaaaaaaaaaacccaaaacaaacaaacaaaacaaaacaaaaacacacagctatacgttcattttttttttttttttttttccctgaaacggagtctcgctctttcgcccaggctggagtgcagtgatgcgttctcggctcactgcaagctccgcctcctgggttcacgccattttcctgcctctgcctcccgagtagctgggactacaggcgcccgccaccacgcccggctaatttttttgtattttttaatagagacggggtttcgccgtgttagccaggattgtctcgatctcctgacctcgtgatccacccgcctcggcctcccaaagttctgggattacaggcgtgagccaccgtgcccggcccgttCATTGTTTTAAGAGCTTGGCATTTTAATGTTTTGCTGCAGGAGAGGGAGGCTTCAGGGATTCACACTTACATACATCCATGATGTTATTTCTGTAAAGCCCAGAAAGTGACACACCAAGATGTTATGAGTGTTTACCTGTGGGTTTTGGGATTACtagaactttaaaaatgtcattagCACCATCAAATAGATTTACAACTGTAATGTTGATTACAAAAATAACTTAAGGGTGTAACAATAGGTTACATACGCTAGTGTTCATTCATAGTTGGAAAGCTACACAATCATTAAAAAGCGTGTTGGCAATGATACCGATATGGCAAAATTCTCACTACTTGATGCCAGGTAAAACAGCAGGAGATGCCAGATATACAGTCTATACAGCCTGATGCcagttttatataataaattttaaaaaagaaaactacatgcgTCTAgagaaaagactggaaggaaatgtATCAAAATGTTACCTGTGCATCTCTCTAGGTGATGTGAAAGGCGTTTTTCAACTTcttgaatttttcagtttccgcaaaaaaaaaaaaaaaaaaaaaaaaaaaaagtgggtttttttaccttaatttaaaaaaaaaacaaaaaaaccctgtttCTTATCCTTTTTGAGCCGCAAGTCGCTGACCGCCGGGCGCAGTAGCGATGCACCGCGTCCCCGCCCGCGTCGCTGCCGGGTCGCCCGAGGCCGCAGCACGGGAAGGTCCCGCAGGCCGCAGCGCCCCCGCGCGGTATGTCCTGGCGGCGGGAAGGGGGTGGGCGCCGAGGGCGGGGAGGCGGTGCCGGGCGTCCCCACGCTTCCCGCGAGATCCCGCTCCGCCCGCTCCGCCCCGCTCGCCGCGCTCCCAGCTCCCCGCGCCGCGGTACTTCCTGCCTTCCGCGCCCGCGCCGCCCGCCCTCGCCTGCGCCCGTCGCCTGCCGCCCTCCGCCCGGCGACGCGCCCGCCGGCGCCCCCGGAGGTGCCCCCGGCCCGGCCGGGTCGTCGCCCAGCCGCCGCGCCCGCGAGCCGCTTTGTCTCGGGCGGGGCGCGCGGGAGAGGCCGCCAGGTGCCCCCCGCCACGGGCCCGGGCCCCCCGCcccggggcggcggcggcggcgccgggCCCCGGGGCGGGGGGCGCGCCGGGATGGGCCCCAAGCGGCGACAGCTGACGTTCCGGGAGAAGTCACGGATCATCCAGGAGGTGGAAGAGAATCCGGACCTGCGCAAGGGCGAGATCGCGCGGCGCTTCAACATCCCGCCGTCCACGCTGAGCACGATCCTGAAGAACAAGCGCGCCATCCTGGCGTCGGAGCGCAAGTACGGGGTGGCCTCCACCTGCCGCAAGACCAACAAGCTGTCTCCCTACGACAAGCTCGAGGGCTTGCTCATCGCCTGGTTTCAGCAGATCCGCGCCGCCGGCCTGCCGGTCAAGGGCATCATCCTCAAGGAGAAGGCGCTGCGCATAGCCGAGGAGCTGGGCATGGACGACTTCACCGCCTCCAACGGCTGGCTGGACCGCTTCCGCCGACGCCACGGCGTGGTGTCCTGCAGCGGCGTGGCCCGCGCCCGCGCGCGAAACGCTGCCCCCCGCACCCCGGCGGCGCCTGCCAGCCCGGCCGCGGTGCCCTCGGAGGGCAGTGGCGGGAGCACTACTGGTTGGCGCGCTCGGGAGGAGCAGCCGCCGTCGGTGGCCGAGGGCTACGCCTCGCAGGACGTGTTCAGCGCCACCGAGACCAGTCTATGGTACGACTTTCTGCCCGACCAGGCCGCGGGGCTGTGCGGAGGCGACGGACGGCCGCGTCAAGCCACCCAGCGCCTGAGCGTCCTGCTGTGCGCCAATGCCGATGGCAGCGAGAAGCTGCCCCCGCTGGTGGCCGGCAAGTCGGCCAAGCCTCGCGCAGGCCAAGCCGGCCTGCCCTGCGACTACACCGCCAACTCTAAGGGTGGTGTCACTACCCAGGCCCTGGCCAAGTACTTGAAGGCCCTGGACACCCGAATGGCTGCAGAGTCTCGCCGGGTCCTACTGCTGGCCGGCCGCTTGGCTGCTCAGTCCTTGGACACTTCGGGCCTGCGGCATGTGCAGCTGGCCTTCTTCCCGCCGGGCACCGTGCATCCGCTGGAGAGGGGAGTGGTCCAGCAGGTGAAGGGCCACTACCGCCAGGCCATGCTGCTCAAGGCCATGGCCGCGCTAGAGGGCCAGGATCGCTCAGGCCTGCAGCTGGGTCTCACGGAGGCCCTGCACTTTGTGGCTGCCGCCTGGCAGGCAGTGGAGCCTTCGGACATAGCCGCCTGCTTTCGTGAGGCTGGCTTTGGGGGTGGCCCTAATGCCACCATCACCACTTCCCTCAAGAgcgagggagaggaagaggaagaggaggaggaggaagaagaggaagaggaggaggagggtgaaggagaggaagaggaggaggaaggagaggaggaggaggaggaagcaggggaaggagaggaattgggggaggaagaggaggtagaggaggaggGTGATGTTGATGACAGtgatgaagaagaggaggaagatgaggagagCTCCTCTGAGGGCTTGGAGGCTGAGGACTGGGCCCAGGGAGTAGTGGAGGCCGGTGGCAGCTTCGGGGGTTATGGTACCCAGGAGGAGGCCCAGTGCCCTACTCTGCATTTCCTGGAAGGTGGGGAGGACTCTGATTCGGacagtgaggaagaggaggacgatgaggaagaggatg comes from Macaca mulatta isolate MMU2019108-1 chromosome 10, T2T-MMU8v2.0, whole genome shotgun sequence and encodes:
- the CENPB gene encoding major centromere autoantigen B translates to MGPKRRQLTFREKSRIIQEVEENPDLRKGEIARRFNIPPSTLSTILKNKRAILASERKYGVASTCRKTNKLSPYDKLEGLLIAWFQQIRAAGLPVKGIILKEKALRIAEELGMDDFTASNGWLDRFRRRHGVVSCSGVARARARNAAPRTPAAPASPAAVPSEGSGGSTTGWRAREEQPPSVAEGYASQDVFSATETSLWYDFLPDQAAGLCGGDGRPRQATQRLSVLLCANADGSEKLPPLVAGKSAKPRAGQAGLPCDYTANSKGGVTTQALAKYLKALDTRMAAESRRVLLLAGRLAAQSLDTSGLRHVQLAFFPPGTVHPLERGVVQQVKGHYRQAMLLKAMAALEGQDRSGLQLGLTEALHFVAAAWQAVEPSDIAACFREAGFGGGPNATITTSLKSEGEEEEEEEEEEEEEEEEGEGEEEEEEGEEEEEEAGEGEELGEEEEVEEEGDVDDSDEEEEEDEESSSEGLEAEDWAQGVVEAGGSFGGYGTQEEAQCPTLHFLEGGEDSDSDSEEEEDDEEEDDEDEDDDDDEEDGDEVPVPSFGEAMAYFAMVKRYLTSFPIDDRVQSHILHLEHDLVHVTRKNHARQAGVRGLGHQS